From the genome of Halomonas sp. I5-271120, one region includes:
- a CDS encoding DegT/DnrJ/EryC1/StrS aminotransferase family protein encodes MAKYSLASSTWDQHEIDAIQRVVDSDMYSMGENVAEYERQFASFFETKYAVMTSSGSTANLLMIAALFFTKLPRLQRGDEVVVPVVSWSTTYFPLQQYGLKVKFVDIDPETLNVDLGKLEAAITDKTKAILLVNLLGNSNDFYAIQEMVAGKDIVVLEDNCESMGAEFGSKKTGTFGLMGTFSSFFSHHIATMEGGCVITDDEELYHILLCIRAHGWTRNLPSDNQVTGKKSDDPFEESFKFVLPGYNVRPLEMSGAIGIEQLKKLPGFIEQRRRNATIFNDLFDGHPYLNIQIEVGKSSWFGFSLVVKENAPFSRQELVAALREAEIECRPIVTGNFLKNEEVLKFFDYEVSGDIEAADYIDQHGLFVGNHQVPLEDEIRHLKSVVDELGARR; translated from the coding sequence ATGGCTAAATATTCCCTTGCTTCCAGCACATGGGATCAGCATGAGATAGACGCTATTCAGCGCGTGGTTGACTCTGACATGTATAGCATGGGGGAAAATGTCGCTGAGTACGAGCGGCAATTTGCCAGTTTTTTTGAGACTAAATATGCCGTCATGACAAGTTCTGGCTCAACGGCGAACTTGTTGATGATTGCCGCTCTTTTTTTTACCAAACTACCACGCCTGCAGCGTGGGGATGAGGTGGTTGTGCCAGTAGTATCTTGGTCAACTACCTACTTTCCCCTTCAGCAATACGGTCTAAAAGTAAAGTTTGTTGATATTGATCCCGAGACTCTTAATGTTGATTTGGGTAAGCTAGAAGCAGCCATTACAGATAAAACAAAAGCTATTCTACTAGTTAATCTACTCGGAAATTCTAACGATTTTTATGCTATCCAAGAGATGGTAGCAGGAAAGGATATCGTGGTGCTCGAGGATAATTGTGAATCCATGGGTGCCGAGTTTGGTTCTAAAAAAACCGGTACGTTTGGATTGATGGGCACGTTTAGCTCATTTTTCTCTCATCATATTGCCACGATGGAAGGCGGTTGTGTAATTACAGACGATGAAGAACTTTACCACATACTTCTTTGCATTCGAGCGCATGGGTGGACCCGAAACTTACCCAGCGACAATCAGGTGACTGGTAAGAAAAGCGACGATCCCTTTGAAGAATCGTTCAAGTTTGTGTTGCCCGGCTACAATGTTAGGCCGCTTGAAATGAGCGGCGCGATTGGTATTGAGCAGCTGAAGAAATTGCCTGGTTTTATTGAGCAACGGCGCCGTAATGCCACCATTTTTAATGATCTTTTTGATGGCCATCCTTACCTGAATATTCAAATAGAAGTTGGTAAGAGCAGTTGGTTTGGCTTCTCTTTAGTTGTCAAAGAGAATGCTCCGTTTAGTCGGCAAGAACTGGTGGCAGCACTGCGTGAGGCGGAGATTGAGTGCCGGCCAATCGTTACAGGTAATTTTCTGAAAAATGAAGAAGTGCTGAAGTTTTTTGATTATGAGGTTTCTGGTGATATTGAGGCTGCGGATTATATTGACCAGCACGGCCTTTTTGTCGGTAATCATCAAGTTCCATTGGAAGATGAAATCCGACATTTGAAATCTGTTGTTGACGAACTAGGCGCTAGGCGATGA
- a CDS encoding GDP-L-fucose synthase: protein MRILLTGGSGMVGRNLLDHASAREYEILAPRSRELNLLDREAVAEYLRENKPDLLIHAAGRVGGIQANMADPVGFLVENTQMGVHVINEAYRAGISHCINLSSSCVYPRNAPNPLSEDQILTGELEPTNEGYALAKITAMRLCQYISQISGSAHYTTLIPCNLYGRHDKFDPANSHMIPAVIRKIHEARQSNASSVEIWGDGEAQREFMYVEDLADCVFSVAEKMRIGDEVPDVMNVGIGRDYSVNEYYQAVASVIGFEGEFVHNLSKPVGMRQKLIDSTKINQLGWMPSTELSVGIEKTYRFFLEEVTNG from the coding sequence ATGCGCATTCTATTAACGGGTGGTTCCGGTATGGTTGGTAGAAACCTTCTGGACCATGCTTCTGCAAGAGAGTATGAGATACTGGCACCTCGCAGTCGAGAATTAAACTTGCTCGATAGAGAGGCTGTCGCGGAATATCTTCGAGAGAATAAGCCAGACTTGCTAATTCATGCAGCAGGTCGGGTCGGTGGCATCCAAGCTAACATGGCTGATCCGGTCGGCTTCTTAGTGGAAAATACCCAAATGGGTGTCCATGTCATCAATGAAGCCTACCGGGCAGGTATAAGCCACTGTATCAATCTGTCAAGTTCATGCGTATACCCGCGCAATGCCCCTAACCCTTTAAGCGAAGATCAGATATTGACGGGGGAGCTTGAGCCGACAAATGAAGGTTATGCTCTTGCCAAGATAACTGCTATGCGCTTATGTCAATACATTTCACAGATCAGTGGAAGTGCGCATTATACAACGCTCATTCCCTGCAATTTGTATGGACGTCACGACAAATTTGATCCTGCCAATTCGCACATGATTCCTGCGGTGATCCGAAAAATTCATGAAGCCCGCCAGTCAAACGCATCTAGTGTTGAAATCTGGGGAGATGGAGAAGCTCAGCGTGAATTTATGTACGTTGAGGATCTAGCTGATTGTGTCTTTTCCGTTGCCGAAAAAATGCGCATTGGTGATGAAGTGCCTGACGTGATGAATGTTGGGATTGGGCGTGATTATAGCGTCAATGAATATTATCAGGCTGTAGCAAGCGTTATCGGGTTCGAAGGTGAGTTTGTGCATAATTTGTCTAAGCCGGTAGGTATGCGTCAAAAATTGATTGATAGTACGAAGATAAACCAGCTTGGATGGATGCCTAGTACTGAGCTTTCAGTGGGTATCGAAAAGACATATCGCTTTTTTTTAGAGGAAGTTACTAATGGCTAA
- the gmd gene encoding GDP-mannose 4,6-dehydratase, with protein sequence MKKALITGVTGQDGSYLAEFLLEKGYEVHGLKRRSSLFNTQRIDHIYEDPHVDNQRFILHYGDLTDSTNLIRIIQEVKPDEVYNLGAQSHVAVSFESPEYTADVDAMGALRLLEAIRICGLENKVRFYQASTSELYGLVQETPQKEITPFYPRSPYAVAKLYAYWITVNYREAYGMYACNGILFNHESPRRGETFVTRKITRGFSNIAQGLEDCIYMGNMDALRDWGHAKDYVCMQWMMLQQDKPEDFVIATGKQYSVRQFIEWTARELGITLKFEGKGTDEVAIVKAVEGDKAPAVSVGDVLVRVDPRYFRPAEVETLLGDPSYAKKQLGWEPEISTQDMCAEMVAEDLKVAQRYALLKEHGHHVPVSTE encoded by the coding sequence ATGAAAAAAGCATTAATTACTGGTGTTACCGGTCAAGATGGATCTTATTTGGCTGAGTTTCTTCTCGAAAAGGGCTATGAAGTCCACGGGTTAAAGCGTCGAAGCTCTCTTTTTAATACTCAGCGTATAGACCACATTTATGAAGACCCCCACGTTGATAACCAGAGATTTATTCTACATTATGGCGACTTGACAGACTCAACCAACCTGATTCGTATCATTCAGGAGGTAAAGCCTGATGAGGTCTATAATCTTGGTGCCCAGTCTCACGTTGCCGTTTCATTCGAGTCGCCTGAGTACACCGCCGATGTGGATGCTATGGGGGCACTACGCCTGTTAGAGGCTATTCGGATTTGTGGTCTGGAGAACAAAGTTCGCTTTTATCAGGCTTCTACATCAGAACTGTATGGCTTAGTTCAAGAAACCCCTCAAAAAGAAATTACGCCTTTTTATCCGCGCTCCCCTTATGCTGTAGCTAAGCTTTATGCTTACTGGATCACAGTGAACTACCGTGAAGCGTATGGCATGTATGCCTGTAATGGCATTCTTTTCAATCATGAAAGCCCCCGGCGCGGGGAAACCTTTGTTACCCGCAAGATAACCCGTGGTTTTTCTAATATTGCTCAGGGTCTCGAAGACTGCATTTACATGGGTAACATGGATGCTCTTCGCGATTGGGGCCATGCTAAGGACTATGTGTGCATGCAGTGGATGATGCTACAACAAGACAAGCCTGAAGATTTTGTGATTGCTACCGGAAAGCAGTATTCGGTGCGTCAGTTCATTGAATGGACAGCTCGTGAGTTAGGAATCACCTTGAAGTTTGAAGGGAAGGGCACCGATGAAGTGGCGATTGTAAAGGCAGTGGAAGGAGATAAAGCCCCTGCCGTCAGCGTGGGGGATGTGCTTGTCCGTGTTGATCCGCGCTACTTCCGCCCTGCGGAAGTAGAAACGTTGCTGGGCGATCCTTCTTACGCTAAAAAGCAGCTGGGTTGGGAGCCGGAAATTTCCACGCAAGATATGTGTGCAGAAATGGTGGCTGAGGATTTGAAAGTCGCTCAGCGTTATGCGCTTCTCAAGGAACATGGCCATCATGTACCTGTATCCACGGAGTGA
- a CDS encoding glycosyltransferase, producing MMVDSVLIIYTPLGGVKSSSEAYGIALSNKTYKVKHVLISEKGGVLAKLTFLLKNFLSIGWDIFSHRKGVIILNHFESFPYYFIARLVSARKVLFVFHTDLHGYLENINSKKRILIRSLLYFVREQDATFVSKSALLRYAKSESRSGYIYNPVVCNYSKHYSPVFINNKNNNIKIFVYIGRLHQGKGVGVILKVIKKLKSSEEQCFLYVYGSGPELGELKDYSKKLGVESQVFFMGYSENPFIEDEFPVSPDALLLCSGFEGFPSVLVEALFHGIYVISSNCNTGPSEIISGSVGASDFSYNSNGALFPVPDLSMQYDEDYFGEGEEHLYYILKNFDFRQLSSSSCKKRRMDYVSEKFSQDAFIRMIDNKI from the coding sequence ATGATGGTTGATAGTGTTTTAATAATTTATACCCCACTTGGGGGTGTTAAGAGCTCATCTGAAGCATACGGTATCGCTTTATCAAATAAGACTTATAAGGTTAAGCATGTATTAATTTCTGAGAAGGGTGGGGTTTTAGCAAAGCTTACCTTCTTGTTGAAAAATTTCCTTTCCATTGGGTGGGATATTTTTAGTCATAGGAAAGGAGTAATAATATTAAATCATTTTGAATCTTTCCCTTATTATTTCATTGCAAGGTTGGTTTCTGCTAGAAAGGTTTTGTTTGTTTTTCATACAGATTTGCATGGATACCTAGAAAACATAAATTCAAAAAAAAGAATTCTTATAAGGTCCCTACTTTATTTTGTGCGTGAACAAGACGCTACGTTTGTCTCAAAGTCTGCACTTTTGAGATATGCTAAAAGCGAGTCTAGGTCTGGATACATTTATAATCCAGTGGTGTGCAATTATTCGAAGCATTACTCGCCTGTATTTATAAATAATAAAAACAATAACATTAAGATTTTTGTATACATTGGGAGGTTGCATCAGGGTAAGGGTGTGGGTGTTATTTTGAAAGTTATAAAAAAACTAAAATCCTCAGAAGAACAATGTTTTTTATATGTTTATGGGAGCGGGCCGGAGCTTGGAGAGTTGAAAGATTATAGCAAAAAGCTTGGAGTTGAAAGCCAGGTTTTTTTTATGGGGTACTCTGAAAATCCATTTATAGAAGATGAGTTTCCAGTTTCACCAGATGCTTTACTTCTATGTAGTGGTTTTGAAGGTTTTCCTTCTGTTTTGGTTGAAGCTCTATTCCATGGTATATATGTTATTTCAAGCAACTGTAATACTGGTCCATCTGAAATAATTTCGGGATCTGTTGGTGCCTCTGATTTTTCCTATAATTCAAACGGAGCTTTGTTCCCAGTCCCCGATCTTTCTATGCAATATGATGAAGATTATTTTGGCGAAGGTGAAGAGCATCTTTATTATATTTTGAAAAATTTTGACTTTCGCCAGCTTTCATCCTCATCGTGCAAGAAGAGAAGGATGGATTATGTAAGCGAGAAATTTTCTCAAGATGCATTTATTAGGATGATTGATAATAAAATTTGA
- a CDS encoding integrase core domain-containing protein: MRASTFLEKLYDLGITSSYSRPRVSNDNAFAESAFKTMKYRPGFPADGFATLVEAQAWVQQFIVWYNHEHRHSALRYVTPGQRHNGEAREILAQRREIFEAAKQRHPERWSGGIRNLSLPEVVHLNPERNQVSRAEGF; the protein is encoded by the coding sequence ATGAGAGCATCGACCTTCCTGGAAAAACTGTACGACCTGGGTATTACTTCATCGTACAGCCGACCGCGCGTTAGCAACGACAACGCCTTTGCAGAGTCGGCCTTCAAGACGATGAAATACCGGCCGGGGTTCCCCGCCGACGGCTTTGCCACCTTGGTTGAGGCCCAAGCGTGGGTTCAGCAATTCATCGTATGGTACAACCACGAACACCGGCACAGCGCCCTTCGTTATGTCACGCCTGGTCAGCGTCACAACGGTGAAGCAAGGGAAATTCTGGCACAGCGCCGGGAGATCTTCGAAGCAGCAAAGCAGCGTCACCCAGAGCGTTGGTCGGGTGGCATCCGCAACCTCAGCCTGCCAGAGGTGGTGCACCTGAATCCCGAGAGAAATCAGGTGTCGCGGGCTGAAGGATTTTAA
- a CDS encoding glycosyltransferase codes for MKSISHEKPLVSVVIPCYNHAQFVKDSIQSVICQDYDNIELIIIDDGSKDKTVEIVKEMIPLCEKRFQRFDFRSRPNKGLSATLNEALAWCKGEYFSPLASDDMALPHKTSFLISKHHQLSAAVIFGSVKKIKSNAESQDLILNCEHLFKDLLFIKNIPFAPASMIRTDVIRGMGGFKEDIALEDLYLWLKITSCGEKMYSFPEVVVKYRDHPSNTIKKFKFMHEQRVKVLDLFCTSSEYGEARKNAIVLGAKAIASEEFKEPFKLVFKERVFNKHGLIIIIKAMTPSKLIKLIRKFV; via the coding sequence GTGAAAAGCATAAGCCATGAAAAACCTTTAGTTAGCGTAGTAATACCTTGTTACAACCACGCCCAGTTTGTAAAAGACTCTATCCAAAGTGTTATATGTCAAGACTATGATAATATAGAGCTAATAATAATCGACGACGGGTCAAAAGATAAAACGGTAGAAATTGTCAAAGAGATGATACCGTTGTGTGAAAAGAGGTTTCAACGATTTGACTTCAGAAGTCGGCCCAATAAAGGGTTGAGTGCTACTTTAAATGAAGCACTAGCGTGGTGTAAGGGGGAGTACTTTTCTCCTTTAGCTTCAGATGATATGGCTTTGCCGCATAAAACTAGCTTTCTAATCAGTAAGCATCACCAGCTTAGTGCTGCGGTGATTTTTGGGTCCGTAAAAAAAATCAAAAGCAATGCGGAAAGTCAAGATTTAATCTTGAACTGTGAGCATTTGTTTAAAGACCTTTTGTTTATTAAGAATATTCCTTTTGCACCTGCTAGCATGATCAGAACTGATGTTATACGCGGAATGGGTGGTTTTAAAGAGGATATTGCTTTGGAGGATCTTTATCTTTGGCTTAAAATTACTTCATGTGGAGAGAAGATGTACTCCTTTCCAGAAGTTGTTGTTAAGTATAGAGATCATCCAAGCAACACGATAAAAAAATTTAAATTTATGCACGAGCAAAGGGTTAAGGTTCTAGATTTATTTTGCACTAGCTCGGAATATGGCGAAGCTAGGAAAAATGCCATTGTTTTAGGCGCTAAAGCAATAGCTAGCGAGGAATTCAAAGAGCCTTTTAAGCTAGTGTTTAAAGAGCGAGTTTTTAATAAGCATGGGTTGATAATAATAATAAAAGCCATGACCCCAAGTAAGCTTATAAAGCTAATAAGGAAGTTTGTTTAG
- a CDS encoding IS30 family transposase, producing MSYSELCIEERATIQVSLQQGLSIRKVAALLERSPSTISREIRRNGSPGSRYRVSHAQQRRLGRRAVCRPRRKLLPGSPQFALIQHMLRRRLSPEQISGKLKHMNIPDLRDAYVCRETIYSAIYALPVGELRKELIHCLRQGKSTRKPRRGQVDRRGQIPDMVSIHLRPPEVEKREFPGHWEGDLIKGKGNASAVGTLVELKSGYLILAKKNDATATSAVEGFSAALNRMPLAARKSMTYDQGREMTQHAKITQNTGVAIYFCDPHSPWQRGANENINGLIRQYLPKGTDLSVYSQKELDDIAFELNMRPRKRFDFKCTIEVMSELMAKYHEAPSSIH from the coding sequence ATGTCATATTCAGAACTCTGCATCGAAGAACGTGCAACGATCCAGGTCAGCCTCCAGCAAGGCCTGAGCATCAGGAAGGTGGCGGCTCTGCTTGAGCGGTCACCGTCGACAATCAGTCGAGAGATACGGCGCAATGGATCCCCTGGTAGCAGATACCGAGTATCACACGCGCAACAGCGTCGCCTTGGCCGTCGAGCCGTCTGTCGGCCAAGGCGCAAGCTGCTTCCTGGCAGTCCTCAGTTTGCCTTGATTCAGCATATGCTGCGTCGGCGCTTGTCCCCCGAGCAGATCAGCGGCAAGCTCAAGCATATGAATATTCCTGACCTTCGAGACGCCTACGTCTGCCGTGAAACGATCTACAGTGCCATCTACGCATTGCCCGTCGGTGAGCTGCGAAAAGAGTTGATACACTGCTTACGGCAAGGAAAATCCACTCGAAAGCCCCGGCGTGGGCAAGTTGATCGGCGCGGTCAGATCCCTGATATGGTCAGCATTCATCTCCGCCCTCCCGAGGTGGAAAAACGGGAATTTCCCGGGCACTGGGAAGGCGACCTGATCAAAGGCAAGGGCAACGCATCGGCTGTCGGTACCCTCGTTGAACTGAAAAGCGGTTACCTGATCCTGGCGAAGAAGAACGATGCGACCGCCACCTCGGCAGTGGAAGGCTTTAGCGCTGCGCTAAACCGCATGCCGTTGGCCGCGCGGAAGAGTATGACGTATGACCAAGGGCGCGAGATGACGCAGCACGCCAAGATTACCCAGAATACCGGTGTTGCCATCTACTTTTGTGATCCGCATAGCCCGTGGCAGAGAGGCGCCAATGAAAATATCAATGGCCTGATACGGCAATACTTGCCCAAAGGAACGGACCTATCGGTCTACAGCCAGAAGGAACTGGATGACATAGCGTTTGAGTTGAACATGCGCCCGCGAAAGCGCTTCGACTTCAAGTGTACCATTGAGGTGATGAGCGAACTGATGGCGAAGTACCATGAAGCTCCGTCATCGATTCATTGA
- a CDS encoding alpha-1,2-fucosyltransferase has product MLVIKLVGGLASQLHKYSVALSISKEIGCDLKVDCSFFDKRQLRFNPIMYYNLPSLGFEPSIASDDDICKAKGYSTFNSCIYKISNSTCLDSISQGSLKRLFSYYERKLYVSGMLDKGVYNVDISDVKSKEWRDDLISKYEDSIYISGEFGMNFDIIEDVRDEVSARVKSCKISKQAGEILNLIKQNKNNSVAVHVRRGDYVDNASTNDFHGTCNVEYYRKCMRELEDRNIDGLYLFFSDDIEWVKKEFSSFIPDNSYFVEGNNAHEDFSLMTHCSFHVIANSGFSGFAAWLSQVPEFNVFSPSNWFLNESANTNQLKMLPKKWNYM; this is encoded by the coding sequence ATGTTGGTTATCAAACTAGTTGGTGGGCTGGCAAGCCAGTTACATAAATATTCAGTAGCACTTTCTATCAGCAAAGAAATTGGATGTGATTTAAAAGTTGATTGCTCTTTCTTTGATAAGAGGCAGTTGAGATTTAACCCCATAATGTATTATAATTTGCCTAGCTTGGGCTTTGAGCCAAGTATCGCAAGCGATGATGATATATGTAAGGCAAAAGGATACAGCACATTTAATAGCTGCATTTATAAGATCAGTAACTCTACTTGTCTTGATAGTATTTCACAGGGAAGTCTGAAGCGACTTTTTAGCTATTATGAAAGAAAGCTCTATGTATCCGGGATGCTTGATAAGGGTGTTTATAATGTAGATATTTCGGACGTTAAAAGTAAGGAGTGGAGGGATGACTTAATATCTAAATATGAGGACAGTATATACATTTCGGGTGAGTTTGGGATGAATTTTGACATTATTGAAGATGTTAGAGATGAGGTTTCAGCTCGTGTCAAAAGTTGCAAAATTTCTAAGCAAGCTGGAGAGATTCTTAACTTAATAAAGCAGAATAAAAATAATTCAGTCGCCGTTCATGTGAGAAGAGGCGACTATGTTGATAACGCATCTACAAATGACTTCCATGGCACATGTAATGTAGAGTACTATAGGAAGTGTATGAGGGAGTTGGAGGATAGAAATATAGATGGTTTATATTTATTTTTCTCTGACGATATAGAATGGGTCAAAAAAGAATTTTCCTCTTTTATTCCTGATAATTCATATTTTGTCGAAGGTAATAATGCGCATGAAGACTTTTCGCTGATGACGCACTGTTCTTTTCATGTGATTGCTAATAGTGGTTTTAGTGGTTTTGCTGCTTGGTTGAGTCAGGTTCCAGAGTTTAATGTTTTTAGTCCATCAAATTGGTTTTTAAATGAAAGCGCCAATACTAATCAATTAAAGATGCTGCCAAAAAAATGGAATTATATGTGA
- a CDS encoding ISAs1 family transposase: MVNFEGDAYVTDEKNRGRQATCYHIVSDLTEEFHELRYEWPGLKTVGMVMSFRQEGDETPEMPMICYYISSAELSAKKLAEAARQHWFVENKLHWSLDVALREDA, from the coding sequence GTGGTCAACTTCGAAGGGGATGCCTATGTCACGGATGAGAAGAACCGGGGCAGGCAAGCGACGTGTTATCACATTGTGAGCGATCTTACTGAAGAATTTCATGAGCTTAGATATGAGTGGCCAGGGTTAAAAACGGTAGGCATGGTCATGAGTTTCCGTCAGGAAGGTGACGAAACGCCAGAGATGCCGATGATCTGTTACTACATCAGCTCAGCCGAGCTTAGCGCCAAAAAGCTGGCGGAAGCGGCTCGCCAGCACTGGTTTGTCGAGAACAAGCTTCACTGGTCCCTGGACGTTGCTCTCCGTGAAGATGCCTGA
- a CDS encoding IS110 family transposase: MTTSSFYLVTLNSQGKREGKTKLTRPKLLNFMVQQPACTVAMEACASSHHWAREIQKLGHRVQLLPAQHVKGYLRGQKNDYNDAQAIAEACQHGAIRPVAIKSIEHQDEQTFLQMRRHLSAERTRLINHVRGLLAEYGLVLKQGHSVLRKALPDILEDTRNDLTDRMRTLLHRQHSRLIAVDEELAWYDDQLKHDTRQDAVCQRLLKIPGFGPIVSKAVKSWMGDGKQFARGRDASAALGLVPKQFSTGGRNVLLGITKRGDSYVRGLVIHGARAAVRCAAGKDDALHQWINRLVATRGVNKATVALANKLIRIAWVIITRGENYCVRPSSAA, from the coding sequence TTGACCACCTCCAGCTTCTACCTGGTGACACTCAACTCGCAGGGCAAGCGTGAAGGAAAGACCAAACTCACTCGTCCCAAGCTACTGAATTTCATGGTTCAACAACCCGCGTGCACGGTAGCCATGGAAGCCTGTGCTTCCTCTCACCACTGGGCTCGCGAGATTCAAAAGCTCGGCCATCGTGTCCAGCTCCTACCGGCTCAACATGTCAAGGGGTACCTTCGCGGCCAGAAAAACGATTACAACGATGCTCAAGCGATAGCCGAAGCCTGCCAGCACGGCGCCATCCGGCCCGTGGCTATCAAGTCTATCGAGCATCAAGATGAGCAGACCTTTTTGCAGATGCGCAGGCACCTGTCGGCAGAGCGCACGCGATTGATCAATCACGTGCGCGGGCTACTCGCAGAATATGGCTTGGTGCTGAAACAAGGACATAGCGTCTTGAGAAAGGCACTACCCGATATCCTGGAAGATACGCGCAATGATTTGACCGATAGAATGCGCACCTTGCTGCATCGCCAGCATTCACGGCTGATCGCTGTGGACGAGGAGTTAGCTTGGTATGATGATCAACTGAAGCATGACACCCGACAGGACGCCGTCTGCCAGCGATTACTAAAAATTCCCGGATTTGGCCCCATTGTAAGCAAAGCGGTCAAAAGCTGGATGGGCGATGGCAAACAGTTTGCTCGCGGACGTGATGCATCGGCCGCCTTGGGGTTGGTGCCCAAGCAATTCAGTACGGGCGGCCGGAATGTACTACTAGGCATCACGAAACGGGGCGACTCTTACGTTCGAGGCCTAGTTATTCATGGCGCCAGGGCTGCTGTCAGGTGTGCTGCAGGAAAAGACGACGCTCTTCATCAGTGGATCAATCGTCTCGTGGCTACCCGCGGCGTTAACAAGGCCACTGTCGCCTTGGCCAACAAGTTAATTCGGATCGCTTGGGTGATCATCACTCGTGGTGAGAATTACTGTGTGAGACCATCCAGCGCAGCATAA
- a CDS encoding O-antigen translocase, with protein MTLLKTSFLNGIAVIIKMLTMLSINKILAIYVGPSGYAAIGNFQNAVQICTALASGAIGKGVTKYTAEYHGDEVKQYAVWRTAGTISIIGSVIVAIGLITFNKFLAGWFLKDESLGSIFIWFATTLVLFVFNTLLLAILNGKKEIHRYVMANISGSLFALAVTTVMTVKLGLYGALVALAIYQSLTFFATLAITYKSSWFSLRNFIGTIDSFVLKNLFRYSLMSLVSVAVGPAVNFLIRTYIFENVGVDSAGLWEAMQRLGGAYIMFFTSVLSVYLLPKLSETKNVKLIVNEVVNAWYLLVPVSVGAAVFVYLIRDNLILLLFSDDFMKMGDLFIWHFAGEVLRLTAWILAFVMISKSMLMIFIKTEVIFNALYFVLTIVFVDSYGLVGAAMSYAFSGLIYLISMVYIFFLSNKYSFYKNRDIYE; from the coding sequence GTGACGCTGCTAAAAACCAGCTTTCTGAATGGGATTGCAGTCATAATCAAAATGCTAACAATGTTGAGTATTAATAAAATACTCGCTATTTATGTTGGTCCATCAGGTTATGCAGCTATTGGTAATTTTCAAAATGCCGTACAAATTTGCACAGCTCTGGCCAGTGGTGCAATCGGCAAAGGTGTAACTAAATATACGGCCGAATATCACGGAGACGAAGTTAAGCAATATGCAGTCTGGCGCACAGCAGGAACGATTTCGATAATCGGGTCAGTTATAGTTGCTATTGGCTTAATCACGTTTAACAAATTCTTGGCGGGCTGGTTCCTCAAAGATGAAAGTCTCGGCAGTATATTTATCTGGTTTGCCACAACACTTGTCCTATTTGTATTCAACACCTTGTTACTTGCTATTCTTAACGGAAAAAAAGAAATTCACCGCTATGTGATGGCCAACATATCCGGTAGCCTATTTGCGCTGGCGGTCACCACCGTTATGACTGTCAAATTAGGTCTTTATGGAGCGCTGGTTGCCTTGGCGATCTACCAGTCACTGACGTTCTTCGCCACTCTGGCGATAACATATAAATCAAGCTGGTTTAGCTTAAGAAATTTCATTGGTACTATTGACAGTTTTGTATTAAAAAATCTCTTTCGATACTCCTTGATGTCATTGGTTAGTGTGGCTGTAGGGCCAGCTGTGAACTTTTTAATCCGCACTTATATTTTTGAAAATGTTGGCGTTGATAGCGCAGGTTTGTGGGAGGCCATGCAGAGGCTTGGTGGTGCATATATAATGTTTTTCACCTCTGTACTTTCAGTTTATCTTTTGCCAAAGCTTTCCGAGACAAAGAATGTTAAGTTGATTGTTAATGAGGTGGTGAATGCCTGGTATCTGCTGGTCCCTGTCTCGGTTGGTGCTGCAGTTTTTGTATACTTAATACGCGACAATTTGATTCTTCTTCTTTTCAGTGATGATTTTATGAAGATGGGGGATTTGTTTATTTGGCATTTTGCAGGCGAGGTGCTTAGACTTACAGCATGGATCTTGGCTTTTGTGATGATAAGCAAATCAATGTTAATGATCTTTATAAAAACGGAAGTGATATTCAATGCGCTTTATTTTGTTTTGACGATTGTCTTTGTTGATAGCTATGGTCTTGTTGGTGCGGCAATGTCATATGCGTTTTCTGGTCTGATTTATCTCATTTCAATGGTGTATATTTTCTTTTTAAGCAATAAGTATTCATTTTATAAAAATAGAGATATATACGAATAA